The Candidatus Scalindua japonica sequence TGGCAGTTTTTAACCGTTTTTATAGCCTTTTCAGGAGTGAAATCATGTGTAAATGTGCAGTGAAAAAAGAGAAAAAATCTAGAGTTATGACCGTTAAAAATAGCTGGCGGTTAAGGGCTTTATTTCGTATTGAAAAGCTTATCCGGGAAGTTGGCCAGGAAGCAAGAGCAAAACGAATGGGTTATTGTGGAAATACTATTTTCGTGAAGGTTAAAAAAGGAGACCCATCCAATGTTTTATATGAACCGCAACTACGTTGTAAAGACAGGGTTTGTCCAGTGTGTAATTCATATCGTGCTTCTATTCTATCTCGAAAGGTAGAAAAACTTGGTAAAGATATGGAAAACCCTCATTTACTGACAATAACTGCTAATACATTAAACAGGGATAGTTTAAAAACTGCTGTTAATTATTTTAAGAAATCAACAAGTTTACTTAAAAAAGAGCGTTCATGGTGGAAAAGATATATCCGGGGAGGCGTGGAACATATTGAAATTACATACAAAGAAGGAACCGGCTGGCATGTTCACTCACACATGTTAGTTGATCTGGCCGTTGATCGTAAAGTTGAGAATATGCAGCTTACAGACAATGGTTATTTTCTAGACCCACTGAAGAAAGACCTTGAGCATGTTCTTTTAAAAGTTGGTCTTGGCACTATTTCAGATATCAGGCCGGTAACCGAAGGATATGGAAAGGAAATCTCAAAGTATTCCATGAAGTTTGATCTTGATATTGAAGAAGCTCGACTTAAGGAGATAATTGTTGATATGAAGGGTAAAAGGATGGTGTTAAGGTTTGGTAACTGTTATGGCCAGAAAGAGATGGAAGAACTTACACCGAAAGAGGAAGAACAATATGAAACACTTGGAACTATTAAGGAAGTTGTTGATAAGTGCTTTAAAGAGACGGGTGTTGATAGTGAGCTGGTCGGGTTTGCACTCGGAGCGGTAAAGATCGGACTCATAGAGTTATGGTCAGCTAGCTATGAACCTGAACCTTTTCAAGGCGTGAAAAATGATTCATCCTAACATGATTTCTACTTCCCTGATCCTTTAGTAAAAAAACGGAAAGGGAAATCACAAAATCCTTTTCATTTACACTTTTTTTATAATGCTTTTAAACTAAAGGTTTCTGGAAGTATGTAAAGGCATGACAAAACGCCTTATCTTTGGCGTGATTTTTCATACTGTAAGAAATTTCAATATTAAAAAGGGATTTACATAAAAGTTAGTAATGCAGTGATACTTAGTATTTGTAATATGTTTTTTACTCCAGGATGATTGCTTTTAAAACGAAACCAAAAAAAACTTTTTACAAATACGGCTATAACAAAAGGTGCTGAAAACAGTTAATAAAATATTGGAGACCTTCATGGCAATTGTATATAATGCAGCCGATAGCGACATGCAGACGCGATCAGGCTTCGGGAAGGGAGGAGTATATGTTTAAACGAAGCGGTGTCTGGTGGGCGTGTATAAGGCACAATGGTAGGAAGATTCAGAAGAGCCTTGAAACCTCTGATAAAAAGCTGGCGAAAGCAATTGAAGCAAAGATTCGAACAGCAATTGTTGAAGGAAAGTATTATGAAAAGCCTATAGAACGTGATAAGACCTTCGCGCAGTTGATGGATAAGTTTATGAAGGAACATGCACCAAAGGTGTCAGACAGTATGCAGAGAAGTTATGCTTCATATTTAAAGCATCTTATTCCTTATTTTGGGGATTCAACTTTATTGTTAGTATCCCGTAAAAAGATATCCGGTTATAAGGTCTTAAGAAAGGATGAAGGAGCCAGGCCAGCTACTATCAATCGTGAGTTGGCAATGGTATCTAAGGCTTTTACATTAGCCCTTGAGGATTGGGAATGGATTGATGGCAATGACAAGCCTTTTTCCAAAATGTCATACGAGAAGGAGAACAACGTGCGTGACAGATGGCTGACAGAAGAGGAAGAAAAGAGGCTTCTTGAAAGTAGTCCTGGGTGGTTGCGTGAGATAATTAACTTTGCATTGAATACCGGCTTAAGACAGGATGAATTACTTTCCCTTGAATGGAACAGAACAAATCTTTTCCGTAAAACCATTCTTATCAAGAAAACAAAGAATGGAAAACCTAAGACTGTTCCATTGAATCGAAACGCAATGGAGGTGATTGAGCGGAAGTCCGAGGAAAAGGTAAGGATACTTAAAAACGATTTTGTATTTGTCAGCAGTCATGGAACAAAGATTGATCGGCATAATCTCAGAAGGGCCTTTAATAATGCTGTAAGAAGGGCTGAGATTGAAGATTTCAGGTTCCATGATCTGAGACATTGCTTCTGTACCAAGCTGGCACAAAGAGGAGTAGATATATACAAAATTGCTAAGCTGGCCGGACATGAAGACATTCGGATGACTCAAAGATACTCTCACCATTGCCCGGAAAGTTTGAGAGATGGAGTCGAAGCTTTAGAAGTTGACTACAATCTGACTACAATGGAAGAAAAAAGAGGATTTTAAGCATGACAGAATTAGTCATAACCCTTTTGCAGGAAATGGTCGGGGCGACTGGATTCGAACCAGCGACCTCTTGAACCCCATTCAGTTCCATTGGTATAAATTGTTTTTTATTTTAATTCTAACTGTTTTAGTTTATTTGGCTTATAGGCACATTTCCACAATCTAATTTTAGTCTATTTCAGGGTGTTTTGAGATATTTTGGGTACAATTTGGGCACAGTAAACCTCTTTTTTGGCACTCAAGAGACTGGGGGCGAATCCCTGTTTCGGCTATGATAACAATTTTGTATTCAAGTGCTTAGTATTTTTAACAAGGCAAAAATACCGTTACTAGGTGAAAATATGCTGTGAATGGATAGTTATGTGGATATCTTTACTGCAAAAATATATCTAACTTATGCAAGCCAATGGCATTCATTTTGCGAATTTCAAACTGTTGTGGGCTTGATACGCGAATATATCAATAAACGGAGTTGACAATTTTTTAATAATTCTCATAATAAAGCGGATGAATAAAAAAACACTCCCAGAACCTACGGTACTTGCCTTTATTATTTGTGATACTGTGGTTGAAGATAAGTTAACAAATAAAAAAAGTCTAATAGGCTTATTTAGTAATGTTAATGCAACCCATTTCCCATGCACGTTACCAGTAATCAATGTTTTTGTTAGTTTAACGGGAGGACATGGCGAATATCAATGTTCATTGTCTTGCATGAAAGACGATGGAAGCAATGAAATTCTTAAACTATCAGGTCCAATTAAATTTGAAAACCCCTTAGCGATTGTGGAATCAAATTTTACCATAGGAGGGGCATCTTTTCCGGATGCAGGTATATACCGCTTTGAATTTTCATGTAACGATATACCTATAATTTCTAGGAAATTTCAAGTTATAGAAAGGAAAAATTCATGAGCTTAGTTGCTGAACAGGAAATGAAAGTTTTTAAGAAAGGCAATGCGGAAGTGGAAACTTCTAAAGATGGCCCAGAGTTGAAATGTTATTTTTACCACTTCACTGTTGACTTACACCCTGTGATAGTCCCATGTCAAGAATTAACAGATGAAGAGATTGTGACCCTTGCAGAAAAATCAGGTTCTTTTGATTTCCTTTATGAACCAGAGGAGGACATTTACAGCCCTTCAGATGGTACTCCAATATGAAAAAAGGTGATGTTGTATTAATTACTTTTCCTTTTACTGATTTATCATCTGTCAAAGTAAGGCCAGCACTTGTCATTTCCAATGATAGCTACAATGAAATCCAGGATGATACCGTATTGCTTTTAATAACCTCTAATATTACAAGGTTATCACCTGATGACTACCTTCTTGAATCAGAAAATCCTGAATTTGCGAATACAGGACTAAAAAACCCTTCAGTTTTTAGAGTGGGAAAAATACATACATTAAAAAAAACACTTTTACGTAGTAAACTGGGCTTTGTGGGTTCTGGTATTTTAAAGGAAATAGAAGACCGGTTACGTAACTTGTTACAGCTTTGATATTAATATTTACAAGTACGAAAAAAAGTAATTGAAAAATTATAGCTTTTAAAGCTTGCCCGTTTTCAATGCTGAAACTACGAAGGTTAAGATAATTTTCTATTTAAATATTAATTCCATGTCCTAAAATAAATTTCAAATCAGATGTATTTGTTACTGCTGTTTCTGGAATCAATTTGTATTCCCAAGGTTTATCTTTCAGCTCTTTTGTTGCGACTTCTGCCCATTTTATTGCGACCCTTGCTTTTTCTTTTACATCCTCCTTTATAGTAGGTTGTAAATCCCTCATGCCTTTTATTTCAATGAGATATTTTTTGTTCTCTGTTTCCGCTATAAAATCTGGTGTATAGGAATGCCCTCGATGATAAATAGGAATTTTGCCCTCTGGTGGCCTTATCCATTTAATAACGGCATTGTCTTTTTCAAGGATCGCAGAAAATTCCTTTTCGGGCACAGAATCAAAAGGTATTAATGGGTAAATTGTCTTCTCGAATCCCTCAAACAGATAGCTTTTGATACGAGAGGCTTCAACATTGTCATTATAGTGTAATACTCCCTTTTCAAGATAAACTGTTTTGGAATATTCTTTTGGAAATCTTAAGGGATTTTTTCTGATAGAAACCTCAACTTCATTTTCTTCGTGAATATTAGCTTCAATCTGATTTCTTAAATCATTAATAATTGCTTTACGATATAAATGAACTATCTTTTTTATATCCTTTTCATCCACATTCATCCTTTCTATGTATTTCTTTGCCAAATCAAGTGCCACTTCTTTGTCATTTTCCGCAGCCAGTTCCTCAACCTCATCA is a genomic window containing:
- a CDS encoding protein rep, with product AVFNRFYSLFRSEIMCKCAVKKEKKSRVMTVKNSWRLRALFRIEKLIREVGQEARAKRMGYCGNTIFVKVKKGDPSNVLYEPQLRCKDRVCPVCNSYRASILSRKVEKLGKDMENPHLLTITANTLNRDSLKTAVNYFKKSTSLLKKERSWWKRYIRGGVEHIEITYKEGTGWHVHSHMLVDLAVDRKVENMQLTDNGYFLDPLKKDLEHVLLKVGLGTISDIRPVTEGYGKEISKYSMKFDLDIEEARLKEIIVDMKGKRMVLRFGNCYGQKEMEELTPKEEEQYETLGTIKEVVDKCFKETGVDSELVGFALGAVKIGLIELWSASYEPEPFQGVKNDSS
- a CDS encoding tyrosine-type recombinase/integrase, giving the protein MFKRSGVWWACIRHNGRKIQKSLETSDKKLAKAIEAKIRTAIVEGKYYEKPIERDKTFAQLMDKFMKEHAPKVSDSMQRSYASYLKHLIPYFGDSTLLLVSRKKISGYKVLRKDEGARPATINRELAMVSKAFTLALEDWEWIDGNDKPFSKMSYEKENNVRDRWLTEEEEKRLLESSPGWLREIINFALNTGLRQDELLSLEWNRTNLFRKTILIKKTKNGKPKTVPLNRNAMEVIERKSEEKVRILKNDFVFVSSHGTKIDRHNLRRAFNNAVRRAEIEDFRFHDLRHCFCTKLAQRGVDIYKIAKLAGHEDIRMTQRYSHHCPESLRDGVEALEVDYNLTTMEEKRGF
- a CDS encoding DUF6941 family protein; the protein is MNKKTLPEPTVLAFIICDTVVEDKLTNKKSLIGLFSNVNATHFPCTLPVINVFVSLTGGHGEYQCSLSCMKDDGSNEILKLSGPIKFENPLAIVESNFTIGGASFPDAGIYRFEFSCNDIPIISRKFQVIERKNS
- a CDS encoding type II toxin-antitoxin system PemK/MazF family toxin, encoding MKKGDVVLITFPFTDLSSVKVRPALVISNDSYNEIQDDTVLLLITSNITRLSPDDYLLESENPEFANTGLKNPSVFRVGKIHTLKKTLLRSKLGFVGSGILKEIEDRLRNLLQL